One region of Terriglobales bacterium genomic DNA includes:
- a CDS encoding acyl-CoA dehydrogenase yields the protein MPDRTFLTWPFFDEKHRKLAREVQTLIQSNVDLSEDRAGESPDERCRMFVRAFGDSVRKHAVPAPFGHEEPLDVRSICLIRESLAYPSGLADFAFAMQGLGSGPISLFGSDALKKKYLPKVAAGEMIAAFAISEPDAGSDVRSMQTTARRDDDHFVINGTKTWISNAGLADFYVVFCRYPEGGEKSYIALLVQDKTPGLAIHRFDVIAPHPIGTLEFKDCRVPASGIIGKEGEGLKVALATLDVFRPTVGAAALGFARRALDEAVSWAKKRRAFGKTLSEFQITQAKLADMALAIDTSALLVYRAAWTHDVLKQPVTREAAMAKLHATESAQHVIDEAVQILGGQGVLAGSVTEQLYREIRALRIYEGTSEIQKLIIASQVLKAATDG from the coding sequence ATGCCCGACCGCACCTTTCTCACTTGGCCATTCTTTGACGAGAAGCATCGGAAACTCGCTCGCGAAGTACAGACATTGATTCAAAGCAATGTCGATCTGAGTGAAGACCGCGCCGGAGAGAGTCCGGATGAGCGCTGTCGCATGTTTGTGCGTGCGTTCGGGGATAGCGTGCGGAAGCACGCCGTTCCAGCGCCGTTTGGACACGAAGAACCTCTGGATGTGCGCAGTATCTGCCTGATACGCGAATCGCTCGCTTATCCCTCCGGCCTCGCAGACTTCGCGTTTGCTATGCAGGGACTCGGATCGGGCCCGATCTCTTTATTCGGCTCTGATGCTCTAAAGAAGAAGTACTTGCCAAAGGTCGCCGCAGGCGAGATGATCGCCGCGTTTGCCATTTCGGAACCAGACGCCGGCTCCGACGTACGCTCAATGCAGACTACGGCGCGCCGCGACGACGATCACTTTGTGATCAACGGCACCAAGACCTGGATTTCCAACGCTGGTCTTGCAGACTTTTACGTGGTCTTCTGCCGATATCCCGAAGGCGGCGAGAAGTCGTATATAGCTCTGTTGGTTCAAGATAAGACGCCAGGGTTGGCCATCCACCGCTTCGATGTAATCGCGCCACATCCCATTGGGACCCTTGAGTTCAAAGATTGTCGTGTACCAGCATCAGGGATCATCGGGAAGGAAGGCGAAGGACTGAAGGTCGCTCTTGCGACTCTCGACGTTTTCCGCCCAACGGTGGGCGCAGCTGCACTCGGGTTTGCGCGACGCGCACTCGACGAAGCTGTAAGCTGGGCGAAGAAACGAAGAGCCTTCGGAAAGACTCTCTCCGAGTTCCAGATCACGCAAGCCAAACTGGCCGACATGGCCCTGGCCATCGATACCTCAGCGCTGCTCGTCTATCGTGCCGCATGGACGCACGACGTGCTCAAGCAGCCTGTAACCCGCGAAGCGGCAATGGCCAAGCTGCACGCAACCGAATCTGCTCAGCACGTCATCGATGAAGCTGTACAGATTCTGGGCGGCCAAGGCGTGCTTGCGGGCTCAGTCACCGAACAGCTCTATCGCGAAATTCGCGCCCTGCGCATTTACGAGGGCACGAGTGAGATCCAGAAACTCATCATCGCGAGTCAGGTCCTCAAGGCGGCAACAGATGGATAA
- a CDS encoding enoyl-CoA hydratase family protein encodes MPDLPISDIQPKHFLWRVDDRVATITLNRPERKNPLTFESYNELIETFHTLNHIPAIKTIVITGAGDNFCSGGDVHEIIGPLVEIREKKQADRLLTFTRMSGELVKAMRDCPQPIVAAIDGVCAGAGAIIAMASDIRFGTPRSRVAFLFVKVGLSGADMGACAILPRIIGHGRAAELLYTGRFMTADEAERWGFYNRLLAPDKLLPEATQFARDLADGPTVAHATTKRCLHQEWDMSIDDAIENEAQAQAACMETEDFARAYRAFAAKQTPKFEGN; translated from the coding sequence ATGCCTGACCTTCCCATTTCGGATATTCAGCCAAAGCACTTTCTCTGGCGAGTCGACGACAGGGTCGCGACTATCACCCTGAACCGTCCCGAACGCAAAAACCCACTTACCTTCGAGTCATACAACGAACTCATTGAAACGTTTCACACGCTGAATCACATCCCTGCAATCAAAACCATCGTCATCACTGGTGCCGGCGACAACTTCTGCTCCGGCGGAGATGTTCACGAGATCATCGGGCCACTGGTTGAGATAAGAGAGAAAAAGCAGGCAGACCGGCTGCTGACTTTTACCCGCATGAGTGGCGAACTAGTCAAAGCAATGCGCGATTGCCCGCAACCAATCGTCGCCGCCATTGACGGTGTATGCGCAGGAGCCGGCGCCATCATCGCCATGGCAAGCGATATCCGATTTGGTACTCCGCGCAGCCGAGTTGCTTTCTTGTTCGTGAAAGTCGGCCTCAGCGGAGCCGACATGGGTGCCTGTGCGATCCTGCCCCGCATCATCGGGCATGGGCGTGCCGCCGAACTGCTGTACACCGGACGCTTCATGACCGCCGATGAAGCCGAGCGCTGGGGCTTCTACAATCGTCTGCTCGCTCCGGATAAGTTGCTGCCAGAAGCCACACAGTTTGCGCGCGATCTCGCCGATGGTCCTACTGTCGCTCATGCAACCACGAAGCGTTGTCTCCACCAAGAGTGGGATATGAGCATCGACGACGCCATCGAGAACGAAGCTCAGGCTCAGGCCGCTTGTATGGAGACCGAAGACTTCGCACGCGCCTATCGCGCCTTCGCTGCGAAGCAGACTCCGAAATTCGAGGGCAACTAA
- a CDS encoding SDR family NAD(P)-dependent oxidoreductase, producing the protein MRRDACLRGRHAIVTGGGRGIGAAVARALAELGADLSLMGRDMDRLHDTAEAIRNQFDSRVETHHVDVTDLSSVQRAFTAATAPLGCVYILVNNAGQARARGFADIDPDHWQNMIDANLSSAFYCTQQVLPAMAGAGEGRVVNIASTAGLKGYPKIAAYCAAKHGLIGFTRSLALEYAKSGVTINAVCPGYTETEMFDRAVQELVTSLGKSPEEARAMLTRPNPQGRVVKPEEVADAVAWLCSPGASAITGQAIAVAGGEVM; encoded by the coding sequence TTGAGGCGCGATGCCTGCCTGCGCGGCCGCCACGCGATCGTTACCGGCGGCGGTCGCGGAATCGGAGCTGCCGTTGCCCGTGCGCTCGCCGAACTCGGCGCTGACCTTTCATTGATGGGCCGCGACATGGATCGCCTTCATGACACCGCCGAGGCGATCAGAAACCAATTCGACTCGCGCGTGGAGACTCATCACGTCGATGTCACAGACCTGTCTTCGGTACAGCGAGCCTTTACTGCCGCCACTGCACCGCTGGGTTGCGTGTACATCCTGGTGAACAACGCGGGCCAGGCGCGGGCACGAGGATTTGCCGATATCGATCCGGACCACTGGCAGAACATGATCGACGCCAACCTCAGCAGCGCCTTCTACTGCACTCAGCAGGTGTTGCCTGCTATGGCAGGCGCAGGCGAAGGACGCGTGGTGAACATCGCGTCGACCGCAGGGCTGAAGGGATATCCGAAGATCGCAGCATATTGCGCGGCCAAGCATGGACTCATCGGCTTCACGCGTTCCCTTGCGCTGGAATATGCCAAATCGGGAGTAACGATTAATGCCGTTTGCCCGGGTTACACGGAAACTGAGATGTTCGATCGCGCTGTGCAGGAGCTCGTGACTTCGCTGGGCAAATCTCCCGAGGAAGCGCGCGCAATGCTCACGCGTCCAAATCCGCAAGGACGAGTGGTAAAGCCCGAGGAAGTAGCGGATGCAGTAGCATGGCTCTGCTCGCCCGGCGCTTCAGCGATCACTGGGCAGGCGATCGCAGTAGCTGGCGGAGAAGTGATGTAG
- a CDS encoding bifunctional salicylyl-CoA 5-hydroxylase/oxidoreductase, with the protein MLTSDNRPLRIAVAGGGPGGLYFSLLMKKANPQHQVTVFERNAPDSTFGWGVVFSDQTLENFRAADSATYRQIFDNFAYWDDIDVHFKGARITSGGHGFSGIARKKLLNILQERCRELKVELRFNTEVCDVSDISEQDGRDAACCVSTKKPGDSKPNRESYDLVVVAEGINSAIRRKYAEHFQPELELRPAKFIWLGTTYKFKAFTFYFVQNQHGIFQAHCYRFDDNYSTFIVECDELSWRNAGFDRMDAGQTIAACEAMFAAWLDGHPLLFNATHQAQAPWTSFLRVRNEHWFHNNIVLLGDAAHTAHFSIGSGTKLAMEDAISLSDALSSQESTTVALERYEEERKTEALRLQNAARNSMEWFENVRRYVNLDPEQFTYSLLTRSQRVSHENLRIRDQKYLYNLERWFARRASGKQTERAIPPMFTPFTLRDMTVVNRVVVSPMDMYSAVDGTPTDFHLVHLGARALGGAGLIITEMTCISPEARISLGCTGMYSPEHESAWRKIVDFVHNNSRAKIALQLGHSGRKGSTKLAWEGMDEPLESGNWEVIAPSAIPYSQSMHTPRQMTRADMDKVLSDFVRAARMGAAAGFDMLELHCAHGYLLSSFITPLANRRTDEYGGSLENRPRFPLEVFRAMRSVWPAGKPMSVRISATDWAPGGVEGPEAVEIARAFHRAGADIIHVSTGQTSVDARPQYGRMYQTPYSERIRNEAGIPTIAVGNITEADQVNAIIAAGRADLCALARPHLVDPNWTLHAAAQLGYADQHWPQQYLTGKQQLERAVQRAKESKA; encoded by the coding sequence ATGCTGACTTCCGACAACCGTCCGCTGCGTATTGCCGTAGCTGGTGGCGGCCCGGGGGGACTCTATTTCTCCCTTCTGATGAAGAAGGCGAATCCGCAACATCAGGTGACGGTCTTCGAGCGCAATGCGCCCGACAGCACCTTCGGCTGGGGCGTCGTCTTTTCTGACCAGACGTTGGAGAATTTTCGTGCCGCCGACTCGGCCACCTATCGGCAAATCTTCGATAACTTTGCTTACTGGGACGACATCGATGTTCATTTCAAAGGCGCTCGCATTACGTCTGGCGGACACGGCTTCAGCGGAATCGCCCGCAAAAAGCTGCTGAACATCCTGCAAGAGCGTTGCCGCGAGTTAAAGGTCGAGCTGCGTTTCAACACCGAAGTCTGTGATGTCAGCGATATCAGCGAGCAGGATGGTAGAGATGCGGCCTGCTGTGTCTCTACGAAGAAGCCAGGGGACTCAAAGCCGAATAGGGAATCCTACGACCTGGTCGTTGTTGCTGAGGGCATCAACAGTGCCATTCGCCGCAAGTACGCCGAGCACTTTCAGCCCGAATTGGAACTGCGTCCTGCGAAGTTCATCTGGTTAGGCACGACCTACAAGTTCAAAGCTTTTACCTTCTACTTCGTTCAGAACCAGCACGGAATCTTCCAGGCACACTGCTACCGCTTTGACGATAATTACTCAACTTTCATCGTCGAATGCGACGAGCTCTCGTGGCGAAACGCGGGATTCGATCGGATGGACGCCGGCCAAACCATCGCGGCCTGCGAGGCAATGTTTGCTGCGTGGCTTGACGGCCATCCTTTACTATTCAACGCGACACACCAGGCGCAAGCGCCCTGGACGAGTTTTCTTCGTGTGCGCAACGAGCATTGGTTCCATAACAACATCGTTCTACTCGGCGATGCCGCACACACCGCGCACTTCTCCATCGGCTCGGGGACGAAGTTGGCTATGGAAGATGCGATCTCTCTTTCGGACGCGCTGAGTTCCCAGGAGTCAACAACCGTCGCGCTTGAGCGCTATGAAGAGGAACGCAAGACCGAAGCCTTGCGCCTGCAAAATGCCGCCCGCAATTCCATGGAATGGTTCGAGAACGTCCGGCGATATGTCAATCTAGATCCTGAACAATTTACCTACAGTTTGCTGACCCGCAGCCAGCGTGTGAGCCATGAGAACCTGCGCATTCGTGATCAGAAGTATCTTTATAATCTCGAGCGCTGGTTCGCCCGCCGGGCCTCCGGTAAGCAGACCGAACGTGCTATTCCGCCGATGTTCACTCCATTCACCTTGCGCGATATGACGGTCGTCAATCGCGTGGTTGTCTCGCCCATGGACATGTACAGCGCTGTAGACGGCACTCCGACCGACTTTCATCTCGTGCATCTGGGGGCACGAGCGCTCGGAGGCGCGGGGTTGATCATCACGGAGATGACCTGCATCTCGCCCGAGGCGCGGATCAGTCTTGGCTGCACTGGAATGTACAGCCCCGAGCACGAGTCAGCGTGGCGGAAGATTGTGGACTTTGTGCATAACAACAGCCGGGCCAAGATCGCGTTGCAGCTTGGTCACTCAGGCCGCAAAGGCTCGACAAAACTTGCGTGGGAGGGTATGGATGAGCCGCTCGAATCCGGCAATTGGGAGGTGATTGCGCCATCGGCGATTCCGTATTCCCAATCGATGCACACTCCTCGCCAGATGACCCGCGCTGACATGGACAAGGTTCTCAGCGATTTCGTCCGCGCGGCGCGCATGGGCGCCGCAGCTGGATTCGACATGCTTGAACTCCATTGCGCGCACGGATATCTGCTTTCGAGCTTTATCACTCCGCTGGCCAATCGCCGCACCGATGAATACGGCGGTTCGCTCGAGAACCGTCCGCGCTTTCCCCTCGAAGTATTCAGAGCCATGCGCTCGGTGTGGCCGGCAGGCAAGCCGATGTCAGTACGCATCTCCGCGACCGATTGGGCGCCGGGAGGTGTCGAAGGTCCCGAGGCCGTGGAGATCGCGCGCGCCTTCCATCGCGCCGGCGCTGATATCATTCACGTTTCTACCGGGCAGACGTCAGTCGATGCCCGTCCCCAATATGGACGCATGTACCAAACGCCCTACAGCGAGCGCATTCGCAATGAAGCCGGCATCCCCACAATTGCAGTCGGCAACATCACGGAGGCCGATCAGGTGAACGCGATTATCGCCGCCGGGCGCGCGGATCTCTGCGCACTGGCAAGGCCTCACCTTGTCGATCCCAACTGGACGCTGCACGCCGCGGCGCAGCTCGGCTACGCCGATCAACACTGGCCACAGCAATATCTGACCGGCAAACAACAGCTCGAACGCGCCGTGCAGCGAGCTAAGGAAAGCAAAGCTTGA
- a CDS encoding carboxypeptidase-like regulatory domain-containing protein, with amino-acid sequence MFVNLVRRLLGLAILVAALAGSSVADEVYARIRGLVTDQTGAAVAGATVTARNVATGAEKTTVSQSNGSYEFLNLPVGSYTVKATATGFKTYQSTQIPLAVNQIYNLPVQMAIGAVAETVEVSADTIQVETTSNQIQQVIGQKQIVDLPLINRNWTSLEQVIPGVVAASDRFGTFAVNGSQSTQSSFLINGVDANDLPLNTPLIIPSPDALGEFNLITNTINPEYGRNSGGIVNTVIKNGTNGFHGDAFEFYRDTFLNTHNFFQKTAPQFHQNLFGGTLGGPIIKDKTFFFISYQGNRNRQPEPGSVNSVTVFTTPQRTGDFSAAAKTPGACPFGTKVSPFALTGESGAVFPAGTPYCTIFPTGHIPTSDFNSISANLLKTFVPAANFGANQFSFNPTRFAVQDQGIARIDHTFGPSDQIWGVAFFNHAPNSEDLPFTGATLPGFGDTNKSDSKQFIVDWNHTFNPNTLNEFRLGFTRLNFVSTFPQNPVAPSTLGFAVNPQLTSGQGIPRITVTGLFNLGFSSNGPQPRIDQTYEITDNFSKVIGNHSLKFGFDGRRFDVNNPFSSRNNGQFTFNSSAFNSTGIAGADFLLGIPSSYNQTAGGLILARAYESYSYAQDSWKVRPNLIVNYGAGWQIDTPLDNNQFNGLAINCFRPGEQSKVFPTAPLGLVYPGDPTCNRAGGYETKWGHIGPRAGFVYAPNLGFLSGEGGNKLSIRAGWGLYFNRTEEEGALQNLGAPPFGLSSAGAADVGGHPSFANPFQDISGNAAKSVTNKFPFVAPAPGTPFDFTNVEPFSINVIDQKLSAPYAMNYNLVIQRELPANMVLSLGYIGSQARHLLRSYDANSVTLAGAQQCAANPTCANDPSFKSAFPNLSPFPGDIYEGLGIQATTGKSGYNSFQTSLNKGFTHGLSFLLSYTWSHSIDDGSGLEDSGFNLRGTNVLIPGLNVGDSSFDARHRFVASYSYLLPNLHNSFNWLPSMAFGGWQLTGITTLQTGFPINLGDTGLTSLTCDANTFYACPDSPNQIGPLHHLDIRTSSIGGVNNFFFDPSAFAVAAPGTFGNVRRNSIHGPGLNNTDFAILKNTPIGGSDSPRYVQLRLEAFNLFNHTQFCTNTSCVDGDIQDAGAGGTFGKISAAQPGRLVQLGAKIYF; translated from the coding sequence ATGTTCGTCAATCTTGTCCGTCGGCTGCTGGGATTAGCGATACTCGTCGCTGCTCTTGCAGGAAGCTCAGTAGCAGACGAAGTTTATGCCCGCATTCGCGGTTTAGTTACCGACCAAACCGGCGCTGCGGTCGCCGGAGCCACTGTGACAGCTCGCAATGTTGCTACCGGCGCGGAAAAAACCACGGTGAGCCAGAGCAATGGAAGTTACGAATTCTTGAATCTTCCAGTCGGCTCTTACACCGTCAAGGCAACTGCGACAGGTTTTAAGACCTATCAGAGCACTCAAATTCCGCTGGCTGTGAACCAGATCTACAACCTGCCAGTGCAGATGGCGATTGGTGCAGTTGCCGAGACCGTTGAAGTGTCTGCTGACACCATCCAGGTCGAAACCACAAGCAACCAGATTCAACAGGTGATCGGCCAAAAGCAAATCGTTGACTTGCCCTTGATCAACCGCAACTGGACGTCATTGGAGCAGGTCATCCCCGGCGTAGTAGCCGCTTCGGACCGTTTTGGAACATTTGCCGTGAACGGCAGCCAATCCACTCAGAGCAGCTTCCTGATCAACGGTGTCGACGCGAACGACCTTCCGTTGAACACGCCTCTTATTATTCCCAGCCCAGACGCGCTGGGTGAGTTCAACCTCATCACCAATACCATCAATCCCGAGTATGGTCGCAACTCCGGCGGCATTGTGAATACGGTTATCAAGAACGGAACCAACGGGTTCCACGGAGATGCCTTCGAGTTTTATCGCGACACATTCCTGAACACGCACAACTTTTTTCAGAAGACCGCTCCACAGTTTCACCAGAATCTCTTCGGAGGAACGCTGGGCGGCCCCATCATTAAAGACAAGACGTTTTTCTTCATCTCTTATCAGGGCAACCGCAACAGGCAGCCTGAACCCGGCAGCGTGAACTCCGTAACCGTCTTCACGACGCCACAGCGTACGGGCGATTTCTCAGCTGCTGCGAAGACTCCCGGCGCCTGTCCATTCGGAACCAAGGTCTCTCCGTTTGCGCTTACCGGAGAGAGCGGAGCGGTGTTTCCCGCGGGCACGCCATACTGCACGATTTTCCCGACAGGGCACATTCCAACTTCAGACTTCAATTCGATTTCTGCGAATCTCCTGAAGACGTTCGTGCCCGCGGCGAACTTTGGCGCGAATCAGTTTTCTTTTAATCCAACACGGTTTGCTGTTCAGGATCAGGGAATCGCCCGCATTGACCATACGTTCGGTCCATCCGATCAGATATGGGGTGTGGCGTTCTTCAACCACGCACCTAACTCAGAGGATCTTCCTTTTACTGGAGCCACGCTGCCTGGGTTTGGCGATACCAACAAAAGCGACTCCAAGCAGTTCATCGTAGATTGGAATCACACTTTCAACCCGAACACGCTTAACGAATTTCGTCTTGGCTTCACGCGCCTGAACTTCGTATCAACATTTCCCCAGAACCCGGTCGCTCCATCGACACTTGGGTTTGCAGTCAATCCGCAGTTAACTTCTGGTCAAGGAATTCCGCGAATCACCGTTACGGGTCTTTTCAATTTGGGATTCAGCAGCAATGGACCTCAGCCCAGGATTGATCAAACCTATGAGATTACTGACAACTTCTCGAAGGTGATCGGAAATCATTCCCTCAAATTTGGATTTGATGGCCGCCGCTTCGATGTCAACAATCCATTTTCTTCACGGAATAATGGCCAATTCACTTTCAACTCGTCCGCTTTCAACAGCACGGGAATTGCTGGAGCGGATTTTCTGCTCGGTATTCCGTCGAGTTATAACCAGACTGCCGGCGGACTGATTCTCGCTCGGGCTTATGAGAGCTACTCCTATGCACAGGATAGCTGGAAGGTTCGTCCGAATTTGATCGTAAATTACGGCGCAGGGTGGCAAATCGACACGCCTCTCGACAACAATCAGTTCAACGGACTCGCCATTAACTGCTTCCGCCCGGGTGAGCAATCGAAGGTATTTCCGACGGCCCCTTTGGGACTCGTTTACCCAGGAGATCCAACCTGCAATCGCGCCGGCGGATATGAGACCAAGTGGGGCCACATCGGGCCACGAGCGGGATTTGTGTATGCGCCGAACCTCGGCTTCTTGTCGGGAGAAGGGGGAAACAAGCTCTCGATTCGCGCGGGATGGGGCTTGTACTTCAACCGCACAGAAGAAGAGGGAGCGCTGCAGAACCTTGGAGCGCCGCCGTTCGGCCTCTCGTCGGCAGGCGCTGCAGATGTGGGCGGACATCCCAGCTTCGCGAATCCGTTCCAGGACATCTCCGGTAACGCCGCGAAGAGCGTAACGAACAAGTTCCCCTTTGTTGCCCCGGCTCCCGGGACTCCGTTCGATTTCACGAATGTGGAACCTTTCTCTATCAACGTCATCGATCAGAAGTTAAGCGCTCCGTACGCGATGAACTATAACTTGGTCATTCAGCGTGAGCTGCCGGCCAATATGGTTCTCAGCCTCGGGTACATCGGATCACAGGCCCGACATCTTCTGCGCAGCTACGACGCGAACTCGGTTACCTTGGCAGGCGCGCAGCAATGCGCAGCGAATCCAACTTGTGCCAATGATCCGTCCTTCAAGTCCGCGTTCCCGAACCTTTCCCCCTTCCCTGGAGACATCTACGAAGGCTTGGGAATTCAGGCTACAACTGGAAAATCGGGCTATAACTCGTTTCAGACAAGCCTGAATAAAGGCTTCACGCACGGCTTGTCCTTCCTGCTCAGCTATACCTGGAGCCATTCGATTGACGATGGCTCCGGCCTCGAGGACAGCGGCTTTAACCTGCGCGGCACGAATGTTCTAATTCCTGGCCTCAACGTGGGGGATTCGTCCTTCGACGCGCGGCACCGATTTGTAGCGAGTTATAGCTACCTGCTTCCCAATCTGCATAACAGCTTTAACTGGCTGCCCTCCATGGCCTTCGGCGGCTGGCAGCTCACGGGAATCACGACACTACAAACTGGATTCCCGATAAACCTCGGTGATACCGGGCTCACGTCGCTGACCTGTGATGCCAATACCTTCTACGCGTGCCCTGACTCGCCAAATCAAATTGGTCCGCTGCACCATCTTGATATCAGGACTTCGAGCATTGGTGGCGTCAATAACTTCTTCTTTGATCCATCAGCGTTCGCCGTGGCAGCTCCGGGAACGTTCGGTAACGTCCGGCGAAACTCGATTCATGGACCAGGATTGAACAACACCGATTTTGCTATCCTCAAGAACACGCCGATTGGCGGGAGCGATTCTCCTCGTTACGTCCAGCTGCGTCTTGAGGCCTTCAACCTCTTCAATCACACTCAGTTCTGCACAAACACCAGTTGCGTGGACGGCGATATCCAGGATGCAGGAGCTGGCGGAACCTTCGGTAAGATCAGCGCTGCTCAGCCTGGACGTCTGGTGCAATTGGGAGCGAAGATTTACTTCTGA
- a CDS encoding sulfatase-like hydrolase/transferase → MKVKYLLEGCGIAILVLLSYIWPQVSPNHVAIYFSVLPVTSVTSGILIDVVALAAISTLVITLASRGDGDTNGRYVWVALMFVAISAAVSSIAKLAEVHRLTPNSAVLAGGMVLPVCLTRYWSPLKYKVLVRGFRLALALIGLCAIWIIPQLLFIALHRQSSDQLAFRKPTGTNIPLRRIVWILFDELSYAQTFESRNSSLRLPNFDWLRDRSTSFSQLGPVGYYTARVVPSLLIGRQIRNLRSTLDGSALIQLEESSHLQQLDPQQTIFAEAQRNGWTTGVAGWSNPYCRLLSTVLDSCDWLPDQFTPSYLYSHMSAQRSPLQNALAPVANSIRRFRHQPSADPSATEFHLRDARDLIAPALALIRDEQIGFVFLHLAVPHPPGVYDRSTHQFRKGGSYLDNLALADHYLGQLLEAVSSTTPAARTTVVVCSDHSWRVPMWKNSAIWTQEDERASNSFFDNRPVLMVHFPEQTQRISIDQPENSLILHAMLEGMLRGTIADPEQLASWVAAW, encoded by the coding sequence ATGAAGGTGAAATACCTTCTGGAAGGATGCGGTATCGCCATTCTTGTCTTGCTGTCTTACATCTGGCCGCAGGTTTCTCCGAATCACGTTGCCATTTATTTCTCAGTATTGCCGGTCACAAGTGTCACTTCGGGAATCCTCATTGATGTCGTGGCTCTGGCAGCCATCTCCACGCTCGTGATCACGCTTGCTTCACGTGGAGATGGAGACACAAACGGTCGTTATGTTTGGGTAGCACTGATGTTCGTTGCCATCAGCGCTGCGGTGAGTTCCATCGCTAAGCTTGCCGAAGTTCACAGACTTACTCCCAATTCCGCCGTACTCGCCGGAGGCATGGTGCTGCCGGTATGCCTGACGAGATATTGGAGTCCCCTCAAGTACAAAGTTCTGGTGCGTGGGTTTCGATTGGCATTGGCACTCATCGGACTCTGTGCCATTTGGATCATTCCGCAATTGCTGTTCATAGCGCTTCATCGGCAGAGCAGCGACCAACTTGCCTTCCGGAAACCAACCGGTACCAACATCCCACTCCGACGGATCGTGTGGATCCTCTTCGATGAACTGTCGTACGCCCAGACGTTTGAATCCCGGAATTCCTCCTTACGCCTTCCTAATTTCGATTGGCTTCGCGACAGGAGCACTTCGTTTTCACAGCTCGGCCCCGTGGGCTACTACACAGCACGAGTTGTGCCCTCATTGCTGATTGGCAGGCAGATTCGAAACTTGCGTAGCACGTTGGATGGCAGCGCGCTTATCCAGCTTGAAGAATCTTCGCATTTGCAGCAACTTGATCCTCAGCAGACCATCTTCGCCGAGGCGCAGCGCAATGGCTGGACTACCGGAGTCGCTGGCTGGTCGAATCCTTACTGCCGTTTGCTGTCGACGGTACTGGACTCGTGCGACTGGCTTCCCGACCAGTTCACTCCGTCTTATCTCTACTCCCACATGTCCGCCCAGAGATCGCCGCTGCAGAATGCGCTGGCCCCGGTTGCGAACTCGATCCGGCGGTTTCGACATCAACCCTCAGCCGATCCCAGCGCGACTGAGTTCCATCTCCGCGACGCTCGAGATTTAATAGCTCCGGCCCTCGCGCTGATACGCGACGAACAAATCGGCTTTGTGTTCCTCCACCTTGCAGTTCCTCACCCGCCCGGAGTGTACGACCGAAGCACGCATCAATTTAGGAAAGGTGGATCCTACCTGGACAACCTAGCACTCGCGGACCACTACCTTGGGCAGCTACTTGAAGCAGTCTCATCGACCACTCCGGCGGCGAGGACGACGGTTGTGGTGTGCTCCGATCACTCCTGGCGAGTACCGATGTGGAAGAACTCCGCCATCTGGACGCAGGAGGACGAGCGAGCATCGAACAGTTTCTTCGACAACAGGCCCGTACTCATGGTGCACTTTCCAGAACAGACTCAGAGAATCAGCATCGACCAACCTGAGAACAGCTTGATCTTGCACGCAATGCTGGAAGGAATGCTCCGTGGAACTATTGCCGATCCGGAGCAGTTGGCGTCCTGGGTCGCTGCGTGGTAA